One genomic window of Medicago truncatula cultivar Jemalong A17 chromosome 1, MtrunA17r5.0-ANR, whole genome shotgun sequence includes the following:
- the LOC11431269 gene encoding protein SPIRRIG, translating into MKWVNLLKDFKEKVGFTQSSSASSQPPSASTSAAVSPSRGDNINNNAFFSASQSSSSSPNRDRHELELDFKRFWEEFRSSSSEKEKEAALNWSIDAFCRLVKQQANVAQLITMLVETHIFSFVVGRAFVTDIEKLKISSKTRSLDVAQVLKFFSEVTKDDISPGANLLTSVGILVSGPIDKQSLLDSGIFCCLIHVLNALLDPDATIQRPNSTTDHEERLVLQKEYNVGVGQNRRLEVEGSVVHIMKALASHPSAAQSLIEDDSLQLLFQMVAKGSLIVFSRYKEGLIPLHNIQLHRHAMQILGLLLVNDNGSTAKYIRKHLLIKVLLLAVKDFDPDCGDSAYTVGIVDLLLKCVELSYRAEAGGVRLREDIHNAHGYQFLVQFTLTLSNMTESQGFQSIPFDEDKDVASDGSQNSRGQNFNEQEKSSIQYLSPTLSRLLDVLVSLAQTGLDESPPTYGGKSSKSSQSKGGGHSKSRTLSSDWLGDELWEKDNDKIKDLEAVQMLQDILLKASNQELQAEVLNRLFKIFSGHLENYKLCQQLRTVPLLILNMAGFPSSLQEIILKILEYAVTVVNCVPEQELLSLCCLLQQPITSELKQTILSFFVKLLSFDQQYKKVLREVGVLEVMLDDLKQHRILGPDQQNVNLNLPERKTSSSSFKKHMGNKDVIITSPKLMESGSGKFPIFDVEATIGIAWDCMVSLLKKAEANQASFRSATGVTAMLPFLVSDIHRPGVLRILSCLIIEDTSQAHPEELGVLVEILKSGMVTSASGSQYRLSHDAKCDTMGALWRILGVNNSAQKVFGEATGFSLLLTTLHGFQSDGGDLDQSSLSFYVKVFTYLLRVVTAGVADNSVNRMKLHAIISSQTFFDLLCESGLLCVEHEKQVIQLMLELALEIVIPPFLASEGLIKPNAIENESSQNLLLTPSGPIDPDKERVYNAGAVKILIRSLLMFTPMVQLKLLDLIEKLARAGPFNLESLTSTGCVELLLDTIHPFLSGSSSLLSRALKIVEVLGSYRLSASELRTLIRYVMQMRLKNSGHIIVEMMEKLILMQDMSSENISLAPFMEMDMSKIGHAAIQVSLGERSWPPAAGYSFVCWFQFQNFLKSPSKDTDPSKVVPSKKRSGPNGLQERQILRIFSVGATNNDDATYAELYLQEDGILTLATSNSSVLSFSGLELEEGRWHHLAVIHSKPNALAGLFQASVAYVYLNGKLRHTGKLGYSPSPPGKPLQVTIGTSVNNTRVSDLAWKLRSCYLFEEVLTPGCICFMYILGRGYRGLFQDTDLLQFVPNQACGGGSMAILDSLDADLTLVATGQRVDATSKQGDLKADGSGIVWDLERLGNLSLQLSGKKLIFAFDGTSTEFIRSSGSFSVLNLVDPMSAAASPIGGIPRFGRLCGDTYICKQDVIGETIRPIGGMELVLALIEAAETRDMLHMALTLLACALHQNHQNLKDMQTYRGYHLLALFLRRRMSLFDMQSLEIFFQIAACEASFSEPKKFEITQINLSPAVSPQEASLEDNFLSKFHDENSSAGSHGDMDDFSVPKDSFSHISELENTDIPAETSNCIVLSNADMVEHVLLDWTLWVTASVSIQIALLGFLENLVSMHWYRNHNLTILRRINLVQHLLVTLQRGDVEVPVLEKLVVLLGVILEDGFLSSELENVVRFVIMTFDPPGLTPQRPIMRESMGKHVIVRNMLLEMLIDLQVTIKSEELLEQWHKVVSSKLITYFLDEAVHPTSMRWVMTLLGVCITSSPTFALKFRTGGGYQGLVRVLPSFYDSPDIYYILFCLMFGKPVYPRLPEVRMLDFHALMPNDGNYTELKFVELLDSVVAMAKTTFDRVSMQSMLAHQTGNLSQAGASLVAELVEGNSDMAGELQGEALVHKTYAARLMGGEASAPAAATSVLRFMVDLAKMCPPFTAVCRRPEFLESCIDLYFSCARAAHAVKIAKELSAVTEEKTFNDGDDTCSSQNTFSSLPLDQDQSVKTSISVGSFHQGQVSSSSDDMAAPANSKVGEKSDNNVTVTAPDSNVTVIEPESKKSVHEDTQTVQSLDGDNADQGSVSSSAHEFSFHSIKGNLDIQLPTDSHSSASFAVLDSPVFSEKSNSRTPLTPSSSPVVALTSWLGSSSHNEAKSPLTPTPSFNSSMSAGDFDSTSNLKSNFQEPSAANAYFTVTSKLLLDIDDSGYGGGPCSAGATAVLDFIAEVLSDFVTEQVKASQLIEIILESVPLYIDSESVLVFQGLCLGRFINFLERRLLRDDEEDEKKLDKIRWSSNLDALCWLIVDRVYMGAFPQPSGVLKTLEFLLSMLQLANKDGRIEDAAPSGKRLLSIARGSKQLEAYIHSILKNTNRMILYCFLPNFLVSIGEDDLLSRLGFLGEPKKRLSSTSSQDDSVIDIYTVLQLLVAHKRIIFCPSNTDTDLNCCLCVNLVSLLCDKRHNVQNIAIDLFKYLLVHRRAALEDLLVSKPNQGKQLDVLHGGFDKLLTRSLSEFSEWYQNTEQIVNKVLEQCACIMWVQYIAGSSKFPGVRIKGIEGRRKREMGKKSREAAKLDLRHWEQVNERRYALDLVRDAMSTELRVVRQDKYGWILHAESEWQCHLQQLVHERGIFPLSKSSLTEEPEWQLCPIEGPYRMRKKLECCKLKIDTIQNILDGQFELEKPELSKGIVDNGPDASDSKSYFPLLTDGGKQNSSDGELYGPFFDDKLESVKDAVSEKNEWNEDKASSMNEASLHSALEHGAKSSVVSVPIEESTLGRSDMGSPRQSSSVKVDDFKIADDKSDKEVHDNGEYLIRPFLEPLEKIRFKYNCERVVGLDKHDGIFLIGEFCLYVIENFYIDDSGCFWEKECEDELSVIDQALGVKKDANGSLDFQSKSTLSWSTTAKSLVGGRAWAYSGGAWGKEKVHTSGNLPHPWRMWKLDSVHEILKRDYQLRPVAVEIFSMDGCNDLLVFHKKEREEVFKNLVAMNLPRNSMLDTTISGSSKQESNEGSRLFKVMAKSFSKRWQNGEISNFQYLMHLNTLAGRGYSDLTQYPVFPWVLADYESENLDLSDPKTFRRLDKPMGCQTPEGEEEFIKRYDSWDDPEVPKFHYGSHYSSAGIVLFYLLRLPPFSIENQKLQGGQFDHADRLFNSVRDTWLSAAGKGNTSDVKELIPEFFYMPEFLDNQFNLDLGEKQSGEKVGDVMLPPWAKGSAREFISKHREALESDFVSENLHHWIDLIFGYKQRGKAAEESVNVFYHYTYEGSVDIDSVTDPAMKASILAQINHFGQTPKQLFLKAHVKRRTDRKLPPHPLKHSSHLVPHEIRKSSSPITQIVTLYDKILITGINNLLKPRTYTKYVAWGFPDRSLRFLSYEQDRLISTHENLHGGHQIQCAGVSHDGQILVTGADDGLVNVWRVSKFGPRALRRLKLEKPLCGHTTKVTCLQVCQPYMLIVSGSDDCTVIIWDLSSMAFVRQLPEFPAPVSAIFVNDLTGEIVTAAGILLAVWSINGDCLSMINTSQLPSDSILSVTSSRFSDWQETKWYATGHQSGAVKVWQMVHCSDPDSSLSKSGASGFRVLNLGAKEPEYRLILRKVLKFHKHPVTALHLTIDLKQLLSGDSGGHLLSWTLPDESLRGSLNQG; encoded by the exons ATGAAATGGGTTAATTTGCTTAAAGACTTTAAAGAGAAGGTTGGTTTTACTCAATCGTCGTCTGCTTCGTCGCAACCACCGTCTGCTTCTACTTCTGCTGCTGTTTCTCCTTCTCGTGGtgataacatcaacaacaatgccTTCTTCTCAGCTTCGCAAAGCTCTTCTTCATCTCCCAACAG GGACAGACATGAGCTGGAATtggatttcaagagattttGGGAAGAGTTTCGGTCATCCAGCTCTGAGAAG GAAAAAGAAGCGGCCTTGAATTGGAGTATAGATGCTTTTTGTAGATTAGTAAAGCAGCAGGCTAATGTAGCTCAGTTAATTACCAT GTTAGTTGAAACACATATATTCTCTTTTGTTGTGGGACGAGCGTTTGTAACCGATATAGAGAAGTTAAAGATCAGCAGTAAAACAAGATCTTTGGATGTTGCTCAAGTTTTGAAGTTTTTCTCTGAAGTCACAAAG GATGACATCAGTCCCGGAGCAAATTTATTAACGTCAGTGGGAATCCTTGTATCTGGG CCTATTGACAAGCAATCTCTACTCGACTCCGGAATATTTTGCTGTCTAATCCATGTTCTCAATGCCCTTCTTGATCCTGATGCAACCATTCAAAGGCCAAATAGTACTACTGATCACGAAGAACGTTTGGTCTTACAAAAAGAATATAATGTTGGTGTTGGGCAAAACCGACGGCTTGAG GTAGAGGGAAGTGTCGTGCATATCATGAAAGCACTAGCAAGCCATCCATCAGCAGCTCAGAGTTTGATAGAGGATGATTCACTTCAGTTGCTTTTTCAAATGGTTGCCAAGGGATCTTTGATTGTTTTCTCTCGTTATAAGGAAGGACTTATTCCATTGCACAACATACAACTTCATAGACATGCTATGCAG ATACTCGGTCTTCTTTTGGTAAATGACAATGGAAGCACAGCCAAATACATCCGCAAGCATCTCCTG ataaaagttcttttattgGCTGTGAAAGATTTTGATCCTGATTGTGGAGATTCTGCTTATACCGTAGGCATTGTTGACTTGTTACTCAAGTGTGTTGAATTGTCATATAGGGCTG aGGCTGGTGGTGTCAGACTACGAGAGGATATACATAATGCCCATGGATATCAATTCCTTGTTCAATTCACACTAACTCTTTCCAACATGACAGAAAGTCAGGGCTTTCAATCCATTCCTTTTGATGAAGACAAAGATGTTGCTTCAGATGGGTCCCAAAATAGCAGAGGACAAAATTTCAATGAACAAGAAAAGTCTTCCATTCAATATCTTTCACCCACTCTGTCTAGGTTGTTAGATGTTCTTGTTAGTCTAGCCCAAACTGGGCTAGACGAGTCTCCACCTACATATGGAGGTAAGAGTTCTAAATCTTCTCAGAGCAAGGGTGGTGGTCATAGCAAAAGTCGGACCTTATCCAGTGATTGGCTTGGTGATGAATTATGGGAGAAGGACAATGATAAAATTAAGGACCTTGAAGCAGTCCAGATGTTGCAAGATATTCTCCTCAAAGCCAGTAACCAGGAGTTGCAGGCCGAAGTATTAAATAGACTGTTCAAAATTTTTTCAGGTCATTTAGAGAACTACAAGTTGTGTCAACAATTACGCACTGTTCCGCTTTTAATCTTAAATATGGCtggttttccttcttctttGCAAGAGATAATCTTGAAAATTCTTGAGTATGCTGTGACTGTAGTAAATTGTGTTCCTGAGCAAGAGTTACTTTCACTTTGTTGCTTATTGCAGCAACCAATAACATCAGAGTTGAAGCAGACAAtactttctttctttgtaaaaCTCTTGTCCTTTGACCAACAGTACAAGAAAGTTCTGCGTGAAGTTGGTGTTTTGGAAGTTATGTTAGATGATTTGAAGCAACACAGGATTTTAGGTCCTGATCAACAGAATGTTAACCTCAACCTACCAGAGAGAAAAACTAGCTCAAGCAGCTTCAAGAAGCATATGGGCAATAAGGATGTCATTATTACTTCACCCAAGCTTATGGAATCTGGTTCAGGGAAGTTTCCTATTTTTGATGTTGAAGCTACCATTGGTATTGCTTGGGACTGCATGGTATCTTTGTTGAAGAAAGCTGAGGCCAATCAAGCTTCATTCCGCTCTGCTACTGGTGTGACTGCCATGCTGCCTTTTTTGGTGTCTGATATACATCGTCCAGGGGTTCTCAGAATATTGTCATGTCTTATAATTGAAGATACCTCACAG GCTCATCCTGAGGAGTTAGGCGTGTtggttgaaattttgaaaagcggAATGGTGACCAGTGCTTCGGGATCTCAGTACCGGCTTTCCCATGATGCAAAATGCGACACTATGGGAGCACTGTGGCGTATCTTGGGAGTTAATAACTCTGCTCAGAAGGTTTTTGGTGAAGCCACTGGTTTTTCTCTATTGCTCACAACACTCCATGGGTTCCAAAGTGATGGTGGAGACTTGGACCAATCTTCATTGAGTTTTTACGTAAAGGTTTTTACCTATTTGTTGCGTGTTGTAACTGCTGGAGTGGCTGACAATTCTGTTAATAGAATGAAGCTGCATGCAATTATATCGTCACAAACTTTCTTTGATCTTCTGTGTGAGTCTGGCTTACTTTGTGTGGAGCATGAAAAACAAGTCATCCAGTTGATGTTAGAACTTGCTCTTGAAATAGTTATTCCACCTTTCTTAGCATCAGAAGGTTTGATAAAACCAAATGCAATTGAGAACGAGTCTTCTCAGAATCTTTTATTGACTCCGTCAGGTCCAATTGATCCTGATAAAGAGCGAGTTTACAATGCTGGTGCTGTTAAGATTTTGATTCGTTCATTATTGATGTTCACTCCTATGGTGCAGTTAAAACTTTTAGACTTAATTGAAAAGCTGGCTCGTGCTGGCCCCTTTAATCTCGAAAGCCTCACCTCAACAG GTTGTGTGGAACTTTTGCTGGATACAATCCACCCCTTTCTTTCGGGTTCATCTTCCTTACTCTCTCGTGCATTGAAGATTGTGGAAGTCCTCGGTTCTTACAG GCTATCTGCATCTGAACTTCGTACGCTCATCAGATATGTTATGCAAATGAGGCTGAAAAATTCTGGTCATATAATTGTTGAAATgatggaaaaattaattttgatgcaAGACATGTCCTCAGAAAATATCTCTCTTGCACCATTTATGGAGATGGATATGAGCAAGATTGGGCATGCTGCCATTCAGGTTTCGTTGGGTGAAAGATCATGGCCTCCGGCTGCTGGTTATTCATTTGTTTGTTGGTtccaatttcaaaattttttgaAGTCACCATCAAAAGATACCGATCCTTCTAAAGTTGTCCCTTCCAAGAAGCGCTCTGGCCCAAATGGACTGCAGGAGAGACAAATCTTAAGGATTTTTTCTGTTGGTGCTACTAATAACGATGATGCAACCTATGCTGAACTTTATCTCCAGGAGGATGGCATTCTTACTCTTGCAACCAGCAATTCTTCCGTCTTATCATTTTCTGGTTTAGAACTGGAGGAAGGAAGGTGGCATCACCTTGCAGTCATTCACAGCAAACCAAATGCTCTTGCTGGACTGTTTCAAGCTAGTGTTGCATATGTTTATCTAAATGGGAAGTTAAGGCACACTGGGAAGTTAGGATATTCACCCTCTCCACCTGGTAAACCATTGCAAGTCACAATTGGGACATCAGTTAACAACACGAGAGTTAGTGACTTAGCATGGAAACTACGCTCTTGCTATCTTTTTGAGGAAGTGCTTACACCCGGCTGTATCTGTTTCATGTACATACTTGGTAGAGGATATAGAGGGCTTTTCCAGGACACAGATCTTCTACAATTTGTACCTAACCAGGCCTGTGGTGGTGGTAGTATGGCCATATTAGATTCTTTAGACGCTGATTTGACTTTGGTTGCTACTGGTCAGAGAGTGGATGCTACTAGCAAGCAGGGAGACCTAAAGGCAGATGGAAGTGGAATTGTCTGGGATTTGGAGAGACTGGGAAACCTTTCTTTACAGCTTTCAGGGAAGAAACTCATTTTTGCCTTTGATGGAACTTCTACAGAATTTATTCGATCTTCAGGTAGTTTTTCAGTCCTCAATTTGGTTGATCCTATGTCAGCTGCTGCGTCCCCTATTGGAG GTATTCCACGTTTTGGACGTCTCTGTGGAGATACTTACATCTGCAAGCAAGATGTAATTGGAGAGACTATCCGTCCTATTGGTGGGATGGAACTTGTCCTCGCTCTTATTGAAGCTGCAGAAACTAGAGATATGCTGCATATGGCTCTGACTCTACTTGCCTGTGCActtcaccaaaatcatcaaaatcttaAGGACATGCAAACATATAGGGGATACCACCTGCTTGCGCTTTTTTTGCGTCGCAGAATGTCATTATTCGACATGCAATCTCTTGAGATCTTTTTTCAGATTGCTGCCTGTGAAGCTTCATTTTCTGAACCCAAAAAGTTTGAAATTACCCAGATTAACTTGTCTCCCGCTGTATCACCGCAGGAAGCCAGTCTTGAGGATAATTTTTTGTCGAAGTTTCATGATGAGAATTCTTCAGCTGGGTCTCATGGAGACATGGATGATTTTTCTGTACCAAAAGATTCATTTAGTCACATTTCTGAGCTAGAAAATACTGATATTCCCGCAGAAACTTCAAATTGTATTGTCTTGTCAAATGCGGACATGGTTGAGCACGTCTTGTTGGATTGGACATTGTGGGTAACAGCCTCAGTTTCAATCCAAATTGCATTACTTGGTTTTCTTGAAAACTTAGTGTCTATGCATTGGTATAGAAATCATAACCTTACAATTTTGCGGCGAATCAACCTTGTCCAACATTTACTAGTTACATTGCAAAGGGGTGATGTTGAAGTTCCTGTCCTTGAAAAATTGGTTGTGTTGCTTGGGGTCATTTTGGAAGATGGGTTTCTATCTTCTGAGCTTGAAAATGTGGTTAGATTTGTGATAATGACATTTGATCCACCAGGGTTGACTCCACAACGTCCAATTATGAGAGAGTCAATGGGGAAACATGTGATTGTCAGAAATATGTTACTAGAGATGCTAATTGATCTGCAAGTCACAATTAAATCGGAAGAGTTGCTTGAGCAGTGGCATAAAGTCGTTTCTTCTAAGTTAATTACATATTTTCTTGATGAAGCAGTTCATCCAACAAGTATGAGATGGGTGATGACTTTACTTGGTGTGTGTATTACTTCCTCTCCAACATTTGCTCTTAAATTTCGAACCGGCGGAGGTTATCAAGGTTTGGTTCGGGTGCTCCCCAGTTTCTATGATTCCCcggatatatattatattttgttctgTTTGATGTTTGGCAAGCCAGTTTATCCTAGGTTACCAGAGGTCCGTATGTTGGACTTTCATGCCCTTATGCCAAATGATGGAAATTATACGGAACTTAAGTTTGTAGAATTGTTGGATTCTGTGGTTGCTATGGCGAAAACTACTTTTGATAGAGTAAGCATGCAGTCAATGCTTGCCCACCAAACTGGTAATCTTTCCCAGGCTGGTGCAAGCCTTGTGGCTGAGCTTGTAGAGGGAAATTCAGACATGGCTGGTGAACTTCAAGGAGAAGCTCTTGTGCACAAGACCTATGCTGCTCGCCTTATGGGTGGAGAGGCATCAGCTCCTGCTGCTGCAACTTCTGTCCTAAGATTTATGGTTGATCTAGCTAAGATGTGCCCCCCTTTTACTGCTGTTTGTAGGCGTCCAGAATTTCTTGAAAGCTGCATTGACTTGTATTTTTCTTGTGCAAG GGCTGCACATGCTGTTAAAATAGCCAAAGAACTCTCTGCAGTGACGGAAGAAAAAACCTTCAATGATGGTGATGATACCTGCAGTTCCCAAAATACATTTTCTAGTTTGCCTCTGGATCAGGATCAGTCTGTCAAAACGTCCATTAGTGTTGGTAGCTTTCATCAGGGGCAGGTAAGTTCAAGTTCTGATGATATGGCTGCACCAGCAAACTCTAAGGTTGGTGAGAAATCAGACAATAACGTTACTGTAACTGCGCCAGATTCAAATGTTACTGTAATTGAGCCAGAGTCAAAGAAATCTGTTCATGAAGATACGCAAACTGTTCAGAGCTTGGATGGTGATAATGCTGATCAGGGCTCTGTCTCATCTAGTGCACATGAGTTTAGCTTTCACAGTATCAAAGGCAACTTGGACATTCAACTGCCAACAGATTCCCATAGTTCTGCATCGTTTGCTGTTCTGGATTCTCCCGTTTTTTCGGAAAAGTCCAATTCTAGAACTCCTCTTACACCTTCTTCATCACCAGTTGTTGCGTTGACATCTTGGCTTGGAAGCTCAAGCCACAATGAAGCAAAATCTCCCTTAACTCCTACTCCTTCCTTCAATTCTTCAATGTCTGCTGGGGATTTCGATTCAACTTCAAACCTGAAGTCTAACTTTCAAGAGCCATCTGCTGCAAATGCTTACTTTACGGTAACCTCAAAGCTGCTTTTGGATATAGATGACTCTGGATATGGTGGTGGTCCATGCTCTGCTGGGGCTACCGCTGTGTTAGATTTCATTGCAGAGGTGCTTTCCGATTTTGTGACAGAGCAGGTGAAAGCATCACAGCTAATAGAGATCATCTTGGAAAGTGTTCCTCTATATATTGATAGTGAATCTGTGTTAGTTTTCCAAGGACTGTGCCTTGGGCGATTTATAAACTTCCTTGAGAGGCGACTGCTGcgtgatgatgaagaagatgagaaaaaGTTGGATAAGATTCGCTGGTCATCAAATTTGGATGCTTTGTGCTGGCTGATAGTGGATCGTGTATACATGGGTGCTTTTCCTCAACCTTCAGGGGTACTGAAAACTCTTGAGTTCTTGTTGTCGATGTTGCAATTAGCAAACAAAGATGGTAGAATTGAAGATGCTGCTCCTAGTGGAAAGAGGCTCTTATCAATTGCAAGAGGAAGTAAGCAACTTGAGGCTTATATACATTCAATTCTTAAGAACACTAATCGGATGATATTATACTGCTTCCTCCCAAATTTTTTGGTCAGTATAGGGGAGGATGATCTCCTTTCGCGGTTGGGTTTTCTCGGGGAACCTAAAAAGAGACTGTCCTCAACTTCATCTCAAGATGATTCAGTTATTGATATATACACTGTCTTGCAATTATTGGTTGCTCATAAAAGAATAATATTCTGTCCCAGCAATACCGATACAGATCTTAATTGCTGTCTATGCGTGAATCTAGTATCTCTTCTCTGTGATAAAAGACATAATGTACAGAATATTGCTATTGATTTGTTCAAGTATCTTCTGGTACATAGGAGGGCTGCGCTAGAAGACTTGCTTGTTTCTAAACCTaatcaagggaagcaacttgatGTACTTCATGGTGGTTTTGATAAATTATTGACTAGAAGTTTATCTGAGTTTTCCGAGTGGTATCAGAATACTGAACAGATTGTGAATAAGGTATTGGAGCAGTGTGCTTGCATTATGTGGGTGCAGTATATTGCAGGATCATCAAAGTTTCCAGGAGTAAGAATCAAAGGGATTGAAGGTCGTCGAAAGAGGGAAATGGGAAAGAAATCTCGAGAAGCTGCAAAATTAGATTTAAGGCACTGGGAGCAGGTAAATGAGCGAAGATATGCACTAGATTTAGTTCGTGATGCAATGTCCACTGAGCTGAGAGTTGTTAGGCAAGATAAGTATGGATGGATTCTGCATGCTGAGAGTGAGTGGCAATGCCATCTTCAGCAACTTGTGCACGAACGAGGGATATTTCCACTCAGTAAATCCTCTCTGACGGAAGAGCCAGAATGGCAGCTTTGTCCAATTGAAGGTCCGTATCGAATGCGGAAAAAACTTGAGTGCTGTAAACTTAAAATTGATACTATACAAAATATTCTTGATGGACAGTTTGAATTAGAGAAACCAGAATTGTCTAAAGGAATAGTTGACAATGGTCCTGATGCATCCGattcaaaatcttattttccaCTGTTGACTGATGGTGGCAAACAGAATAGTTCTGATGGTGAGCTGTATGGACCTTTCTTTGATGATAAGTTGGAGAGTGTTAAAGATGCAGTTTCTGAGAAGAATGAGTGGAATGAAGACAAGGCGAGTAGTATGAATGAAGCAAGCCTGCATTCTGCCCTTGAGCATGGTGCCAAGTCTAGTGTAGTATCAGTCCCAATAGAAGAAAGCACACTAGGAAGATCTGATATGGGATCTCCGAGGCAATCTTCTTCTGTAAAAGTTGATGATTTTAAGATTGCCGATGATAAGTCTGATAAAGAAGTGCATGATAATGGTGAATACTTAATCAGACCTTTTCTGGAACCTTTGGAGAAAATAAGATTTAAATATAACTGTGAACGGGTTGTAGGTCTTGACAAACATGATGGTATATTCCTAATAGGTGAATTCTGTTTGTATGTGATTGAAAACTTTTACATTGATGACTCCGGCTGCTTTTGGGAGAAGGAATGTGAAGATGAACTCTCAGTCATCGATCAGGCTTTGGGTGTCAAGAAAGATGCTAATGGCAGTTTAGATTTTCAATCCAAATCAACTTTGTCGTGGAGCACAACAGCTAAATCATTGGTTGGTGGCAGAGCATGGGCCTACAGTGGTGGTGCATGGGGAAAGGAGAAAGTACATACCAGTGGAAATTTACCCCATCCTTGGCGCATGTGGAAGCTTGATAGTGTTCATGAGATTTTGAAGCGCGATTACCAGCTTCGACCCGTTGCTGTTGAAATATTTAGCATGGATGGATGTAATGATCTTTTGGTCTTCCATAAGAAAGAGAGGGAAGAAGTTTTTAAAAATCTAGTTGCAATGAATCTTCCACGGAATAGCAT GCTGGACACAACTATTTCTGGATCATCAAAGCAAGAAAGCAATGAGGGCAGCCGTCTTTTCAAAGTAATGGCAAAATCCTTTTCAAAAAGGTGGCAAAATGGAGAAATAAGCAACTTCCAATACCTCATGCATCTCAACACCTTGGCAGGACGTGGATATAGTGATCTTACCCAATATCCAGTCTTTCCATGGGTCCTTGCAGATTATGAGAGTGAAAATCTTGATTTGTCTGACCCAAAAACATTCCGTAGGCTTGATAAACCAATGGGCTGTCAGACACCGGAAGGTGAAGAGGAATTTATAAAAAG atatgATAGCTGGGATGATCCAGAAGTTCCAAAGTTTCACTATGGATCTCATTATTCTAGTGCTGGCATCGTCCTATTCTATCTCCTCCGTCTGCCACCATTCAGTATTGAGAATCAAAAGCTTCAGGGCGGCCAGTTTGACCATGCTGATCGCCTTTTCAATAGTGTAAGGGATACTTGGTTAAGTGCCGCTGGGAAGGGAAACACATCTGATGTGAAGGAACTGATTCCAGAATTCTTCTATATGCCCGAGTTCTTGGATAATCAATTCAATCTTGACTTGGGAGAGAAACAGTCCGGCGAGAAG GTAGGGGATGTTATGCTACCTCCGTGGGCGAAGGGTAGCGCTCGAGAGTTCATCAGTAAGCATAGGGAAGCTCTTGAATCTGATTTTGTCTCAGAAAATTTGCATCACTGGATAGACCTAATTTTTGGATATAAGCAGAGAGGGAAG GCTGCTGAGGAATCAGTCAATGTGTTCTATCATTATACTTATGAAGGGAGTGTAGACATAGATTCAGTTACAGATCCTGCCATGAAAGCATCCATTTTAGCACAAATTAATCATTTTGGTCAGACACCAAAGCAACTGTTCCTCAAAGCTCACGTGAAAAGGCGAACTGACAGAAAACTTCCTCCCCATCCCCTTAAACATTCCAGTCATCTTGTTCCGCATGAGATCCGCAAAAGTTCTTCACCTATCACTCAAATTGTCACTCTTTACGATAAAATTCTCATCACAGGAATTAACAATTTGCTTAAACCAAGAACATATACCAAATATGTTGCTTGGGGCTTCCCTGATCGTAGCCTGCGATTTTTGAGCTATGAACAAGATAGACTTATTTCAACACATGAAAATTTACACGGAGGTCATCAAATTCAGTGTGCTGGTGTTAGCCATGATGGTCAGATTCTGGTTACTGGGGCAGATGACGGCCTTGTTAATGTTTGGAGAGTTAGTAAATTTGGGCCCCGGGCCTTACGTCGCTTGAAGTTGGAGAAGCCACTTTGTGGGCACACAACCAAAGTCACTTGCCTTCAAGTATGCCAGCCTTACATGCTTATTGTGAGTGGATCGGATGATTGCACAGTTATTATATGGGATCTGAGCTCGATGGCATTTGTACGGCAGCTCCCAGAATTCCCAGCACCGGTTTCAGCAATTTTTGTTAATGACTTGACTGGAGAGATTGTTACAGCAGCTGGTATTCTTCTAGCGGTTTGGAGTATCAATGGGGATTGCCTGTCAATGATCAACACATCACAACTGCCTTCTGACTCTATTCTCTCAGTGACGAGCAGTAGATTTTCTGATTGGCAGGAAACAAAGTGGTACGCAACAGGCCATCAGAGTGGTGCTGTCAAAGTGTGGCAAATGGTTCACTGCTCTGACCCAGATAGCTCTCTCAGCAAATCAGGTGCAAGTGGGTTCAGAGTGTTAAACCTTGGTGCAAAAGAGCCAGAATACAGATTGATCCTACGCAAGGTACTCAAGTTCCATAAGCATCCGGTTACTGCTCTTCATCTCACAATCGATCTGAAGCAGTTATTAAGTGGGGATTCAGGAGGGCATTTGCTTTCCTGGACACTGCCTGATGAGAGTCTGCGAGGTTCATTAAATCAGGGGTGA